The genomic window ATCTGCTCTTAACCATTCGAAATAATTTCCAAACTGATTACTTGCGGTAACCGATTGCGTAGGGTCAAACTGAATGGCATTGGCAATGGCATTATTGTTATCATTTGCAAAGTGAGATTCGGTTAACGTACCTTTCAGGCTTAAATCAATTTTTAAATGATCGGTGAATAATCTTGGGGAAATCGTAATGGCTCCTGTAGCCCTGTTAAACCTATCGGTAATTAACAAACCTTGCTGATCTAAATAACCTGCAGATACACGATAGGGAACGCCATGAAATTTACCTGCAATACTGAGGTTATTATCAGTGGCAAAGGCATTTTGAAAGATTTCGTCTTGCCAATCAGTATTTGCTTTCCCTAAAAGGGAAACAAATGTTTTACCTACATCATATGCAGCAGTTGGATTTGCATTTACAAATGTACGGATTTGATCTGCAGAGAGCACATCTACCTTTTTTGCAATGGTTGCAACAGAATTATTTGTGTTGAAATTGATTACAGGCGCACCCGTACCACCTTTTTTAGTGGTAATTAAGATTACGCCATTGGATGCTCTCGAACCATAAATTGCTGTAGCATTTGCATCTTTCAACACGGTAAAGGTCTCTATATCATTCGGATTGATCAATGATAAAGGACTAGGTGCGTTATCAATTGATTTTCCACTGAAAGGAACTCCATCGATAACAATTAAAGGGTCGTTACTAGCATTTAAAGAAGCTCCTCCACGGATGCGGATTTGACTACCAACCCCTGGCTGACCGCTGCTGCTAATAATGTTAACCCCCGCTACTTTACCCTGAATTAATTGTTCAGGCGTTGTAATTGTTCCTTTTTGGAAATCTTTGGCACCTACTGTAGTGATTGATCCCGTTAGGTTTTTCTTTTCTGCAGTACCATAACCGATTACCACAACTTCATTCAGTTTCTGTGCATCGGGTGCCAATTGAAAATTAACAGTAGCATTTGCTGAAATGCTTACGGCTTTATCAAGGGTTTGATAACCAATAAAACTTGCAGATAGCGTTATCGAACCATTCGATAACCCTGCCAGTTTATAATTACCATTGGCATCGGTTGATGTACTTCTTGTAGTTCCTTTTACAACTACAGAAGCGCCAGGTAATGGTAGGCCGGTTTCATCAAGCACTTTACCAGATACCGATCCGGTTTGTGCTTTTACCATTAATGCTGAAAAAACTAACAGCACCAAAAGCCCCTGTTTTAACAGGTAAAATACTCTCATATTTGAAGCTCGTTTAAGTATAAAAATTTGGTTAAATATTATAGTGATTTACACATAGGCCTAATTTACAGCTGTTAATGATATTTCAAAATTTATTTAAAAAATATATTTCGGGCTAAAATCCGGGCAGCAAAATCAGCGTAAAAATCAGCTTTTTGCTGCGATTAAAAATTTGCATTAAATAATTTTTAAATTTATAATTACCTTATAATCAACAAATTAAAAATATTAAATTTTAATTTAAAGTGTAATTATTACACTAAGTCATTTTTGCTATTTTTTTCGGGAACGTTCCCGAAAAAAATAGCAAAAAATTCAGTTATCTTTCGGGAACGTTCCCGAAAATTAGTCAGAATTCTGCGTATTTTACACTAAGTGAAGAAATTTTTTGAAAATTTCAGGCTAAAAATGAGGCCATTTTTTGGTGCTTTTTTTACCCGTTTACGGTCGAATTCCGCTTGATAATTTTAGACTCTAAAACCACCTCATTTGGCAGGTTCTTATCGGCATGATCATCTAAAATAGTAAACAATAATTTAGCCGCTTCCTCTCCTATTTCGGTAGCAGGTTGAGTGATGGTAGTGAGTGAGGGATTTAACAAAGGAGCAATTTCCAAACTGGAGAAACTGATCACCTTTAAATCTTTGGGGATGTTGATATTGAGATCGTAACAAGCATAGTAAGTGGCAAAGGCCAAACGTTCTACTGAGGTAAAAACACCATCTGGTTTCAATTGTGTTAAAGCCTCTTTAATGATAATGCTATTTTCGTCGTAACTGTTACTGCAATCTACGATCAGGTTTTCTTCAAAAGGAATCTGATGTTTGGCCAATGCATCAAGATAGCCCTGCATACGTGTTTTACCTATTGATAAACTTTTATTCACCACCAGGTAGGCAATTCTACTGCAGCCCTGCTCTATTAAATGCTCAGTTGCCAGAAAACTGCTGTTATAATCATTTGTAATTACCCTAGGGGTATCAATGTCTTCATATATCCGATCGAAAAACACCAAAGGCAGCCTTTTACTGCCAAATTTGTTGAGGTAATTATGATCGTTAGCTTCTCCGGAAACCGACATTACAATGCCATCGGCTCTACCATTGTGTAAGTGGCGGATAAAAGTTACTTCTTTTTTATAATCATCATCCGTTACGTAAATCAGAATATGGTAGCCATTTTCTCTGGCTACACGTTCAATACCGTGAATGGCCTGTGAGAAATAATTATTGGCCAATTCGGGTACAATAACGGCAATGGTTTTACTTTTTTGCTCCCTTAAATTACTGGCGTAGTGGTTGGGCTGATAGTTTAATTCTTTTGCTTTGGCTAGTATACGCGCTTTGGTAGCCCCATTAATGTCACTATTATCCCTAAAAGCCCTCGAAATTGTAGAAGTAGATAAATTTAAAGCTTCTGCTAACTTCTTAATATTAATACTATCCATTTTTGGCTATTAAACCCAATTAATTTGAATAAACGCTGTAAATATAAACTATAATTCTCCGAAATATTTTATAAGCTTTAAAATTATGCATTTGGTGTTCAATTTATAGCCAGTTAATCCGTTATGAAATTCAGGCTCAATTTTTTTGATTAGCCAAGGGCAAAATTCTTTAAATAAATATTCATTTTTTTTAAAACAAAAAGCATCTTTACCGCTTTAATAATTATACGCTTTTGATAATCATCTCATTTACCGGTTGCAAAACAAAACGATATGAAATAAAACTACAAAATGGGAAATAAGAAAATACTCATTGCCGATGACGATGAAGGAATTGTTGACGCTGTGACGATGATTTTAGAGGTGATGGGTTATGATGTTGAATTTACATATGATGGCGGAGCAGTAATAGATGCGGTAAAAAATAAGCCAGATCTGATTATGCTTGATATCTGGATGAGTGGACATGATGGCAGGGATATCTGCAAACAGCTTAAAAACGATCCTCAATTTAAGGAAATTCCTATTTTAATGATCTCGGCCAGTAGAGACATCAGACAATCTGCCCTCGATGCTGGTGCCAATGATTTTATGGAAAAACCATTCGAAATGGACTCGTTACTGAATAAAGTAGAAGTATTGTTGGATTAGCTTGATACTACCTAGAAACGTCACCCTGACCTGTAGCGAAGCGGAAAGCTACGGAGTAAACCGAGTCTTAAGCGAGCTCACCGAAGGTAATTTATTCCAGGGTCTTTTGCATGATGATCCTGTTAGGCAAAAATTAATGATGGTGAATCAATATTAAAAGAATTGCGGTTAAATGGATCCTGAAACAAGTTCAGGATGACGAACCTTAGGAAGGTCTACATAATAGAAACATAATGGTTAAATTTTCTGTTAACCAAGTTCCTTAAAATAAATCCGTTCGGGCAATTGCTTAAAAACAAACTCCGTTACCTGGCAAAGCCAAAGTTTATGGTTCTTAAATTCGCCCCTAAATTCTTCTAAAAGATAATCGCCACCACCGCCCAAATTCTCTTCGCGGGCATAAACAAGATCTAAAATTTCGGCATTTTCAATAGGCGCATCAGCCATTAGTAATTTGCATTCGTTCCCGGTAATTGCTATCCAGTTCTATAATTCATCGGCACCTTCTACCATTTGCAAATCGGCTATATCTCCGCCCCATTCCGGTATATCGGCATACCATTCGTGCCTTTCATTTTTATAAAAACGAATTGCTCTCTCCATATTTTGTAAAGAAAAAAAATCTAGATCAATAATCCTGATAAAAATCACGAAATTTAGATCATTGCATGTCTGATTCAACTCCACCGGTTTTAAGAAAAATAATCCATATCGATATGGATGCTTTTTATGCATCTGTAGAGCAACGCGATTTTCCTGAATACCGGGGAAAGCCCTTAGTGGTTGGTGGCAAGCCCGACAGTCGTGGTGTGGTTTCTACAGCCAGTTACGAAGCACGGCAATATGGAATTCGCTCCGCAATGTCGAGCAGTAAAGCTTACCAGCTTTGCCCGACAGCAATTTTTGTGTACCCCCGTTTTGATGCCTATACCGCGGTTTCGAAAGCGCTTAGGGAAATTTTTAGTCGGTACACCGATATTATAGAACCCCTTTCGTTGGATGAAGCTTACCTTGATGTAACGGAAGACAAGCTCGGAATCGGATCGGCTATTGATATTGCTCAATCCATTAAAGATGCGATTAAAAATGAGTTAAACTTAACCGCTTCGGCAGGCGTATCGATCAATAAATTTGTGGCCAAAGTAGCTTCAGATATGAATAAACCGGATGGTTTAACTTTCATTGGTCCATCGAAGATTGAGGCTTTTATGGAAAAACTCCCGGTAGAAAAATTTTTTGGGGTAGGCAAAGTTACCGGTGCCAAAATGAAAGCCATGCAGATTAATACAGGCGCAGATTTAAAAAAATTAACTGAAGCCCAGCTTGTTGCCCAATTCGGGAAATCGGGAAGGTTTTATTATAAAATTGTTCGCGGTATCGATGAACGCCCCGTTCAGTCGAATCGCGAAACCAAATCAGTTGGTGCAGAAGATACCTTTTCGGAAGATACCAATGAAGATTCGGTGATGCATGATCTGCTGAAACAGATCAGTGAAACCGTGGCCAAACGCTTGGAAAAATATCAACTAAGCGGAAAAACGGTAACCCTAAAAATCAAATTCGCTGATTTTAAATTGATTACGCGCAGCCGGTCTTTTGCTATACCGATAAACAAAGTAGAGGTAATTTATGCAGAGGCGATTAAACTTTTGGAAGAGGCCGCTATCGGCACAACACAGGTGAGGCTTTTGGGCATTACCTTGTCACGGTTTTATGATGATGTTGAAATAGAAAAGCCAGAAAGTAATCAGCTGGAGTTTGAATTTTGATCAGATAAATCGTCATCCGACGGCTATTAGATGCGAGTGGCTTTTTCAGCCAGTGAGACCAACCGATAGGATAATTTCCTAGTTTAAAAACACCAATTTTCATTTGAAGCGCAAGGCCAGTACAAAAACAGCAAGTTTCTTCCCGTTTTATGCTTATACGCTTCGCTGCCTCGTTCCTCGTTGCTGCAGGGTAACGCTTCAACCGGGGCTATTGGGCCAGAATGGTATTTATTTTCGGGGTTGCTGGGTGCAGAAACCATGTGCATAAACCCGACAGCAGCGGCAGCCTCCGATTTAAGCACCGGTTTATGTTATATTTTGGTGTGCTTGCTTGTTTCACAGGTTTTCTATCGGAGCTACAGCGAATGGCGGGACTGAGAACCTCCAAGAACCACAGGCCGACCATTTCCTAATTCTAATAACTACTAAATAGCTTTTTTCTGCTTGCATACATAAGCTGTTTATTCGGTTTGTGAGAACACAGACTAAGGAATAGATTGCTATGGCCAACCCTACATTAAGTTTATGCATTTTTCCATTCGTGCCGTCACCCTGAATTCATTTCAGGGTCTTTATAGCAGGAAAGATGCTGACCACGAAGTAGCTATTAGACCTTAAAAACAAGGAAAACTGCTAATAAAATAAATTCAGCATGACGATCGCGCTCTTATCAAACACAAAAAAGGCCCTGCAACTAAATGCAGCGCCTTTAATTGTTATTTTGAGGGGTAAGATTTATTTGCCAGCTAGCTTATCGGCAAGCATTTTCATGTAAAAACCGCCTACTACACTCCTGGCTTTAAAGTTATCGCGGATACCGGTATTCGAATCGTAAAAATCATTCAAAGGCACTCTCGATTCGGTTTCAATGGCGTGTTTGTATACAGGATGCACCAAAGCTTCGAATTCTCTTTGTGTTGGCGCAAAAGTGGCTGTCCACAAGATCCAGTCGTTTTTAGTGTAGGCCTTTCTGCTGTCCAACGGAATACCGTATCTATTTTGTTTAGTCAGGTAATATTTGGTTTCGGTTTCGTATATCTTTTGTGGAAACAGGTTTAACTTTAAAACCTTATCCCAAACCAGGTTATATTTCTGGCTCCATGTATTTTTATTATCAAAAGTTAAGGCGTAGTGATCGCCAGCATCGGCCATTTCTATCCATTTTGGCACCATACTTTCAGCTATTGCACGATATTTTTTGGCTACATCATCATAACCTAAAGTTTGTGCCATCTGGGCATAACAAGCAATACCTACAATCGCTTTTACAGATAAGTTGGCATTACGGGCCAGGTGACCTGCAAAATCATCGGTACATAATTGCGTTTTTGGATCTAATCCCTCTTTGGTTAAATAATCAACCCAGGTGGTTAAGGTTTTCCAATGCGCTTTGGCGTAATTGGCATTTCCCTGCGCTTTAGCAATTGCTGCAGTTAAAATAATCATGTTGCCCGATTCTTCAACCGGCATGGGCTCACCATAAGTTTGTCCGTTTGCTAGCGGATAAGTTCCCAGATCGTGGGCTGCCCAAGGGTGAGGATATTTTCCGCTTTCGCTGAAATAGAAAATACCATTCAACATGCCCTGTAACAGTTCAGGATTATAAATCAGGTACAATGGTGCTGACGGGTAAGTTACATCAACAGTATTGATAAAACCACCACTGTTGTTTTCCTTCGATAACCATAAAATTTCACCTTGCGGGCTCTTTACCAAAGTATGTGCTGCAATGCTCTGGCGATAGCCTAAAACACATAAATCGGCATATTCTTTACCACCTGATTTTAAGGCATCGGCGTACAAAGTTTTGTTAAAAGCTTCACACTTCTGAATCACGTTTTTGTACTCATCAGCCGCAGCGGTTAGTTGTGCTTCGATGGTTTCTTTGCCTGAGGTATTCCACCATGGCCTTAAATTTTTATTGAAGTATTGAACAGAATAAATTTCATCATAGCCCAGTTCAACATATTTTTCTACCGCAACTTTACCTACTGTTCCAAAGGGAATAACAGTATTTAATGCGAGCATTTTACCCTGTTTAGCGGTTGAAGCGGAATTGCCTCTTGTAAAAGCATCGGCAGCATCTTTTTCGGCCGTTACAAACTGGATGGCGTTGCTGGTTTTTGGTGCGGCTACGTAAAAGTGACCCCAATCGATCCGCATATCGTCACTTGCCTTTTGAAGAATTGGCTGCTCAACCGTTCCCGTTTTTAATACCGATAATTTAGCGGTGCTGTATTTGCTTGCTGTAACTTCTTGCGTAGGGCGATAAACCGCAATGTTTGATGATGCACTGAGGTATACTTTTACCTGGTGCGTTTTACCATCATTTGCTTTTACCTGATAGGAAACATAAGAAACCGGACGGGCAAATAACCCTAAATCGTTCATTAACAATGGCGAGGTAAAAGTTAATTTTAAATCGATCTTACCGCAGGTAAAGTTATAAATGGTTTGTGTGGCATTAATATCGACACTTTTTTGTTTAGCCAGCTGCACTTTTTCGGCATTGTCTTGTAGCTTTTCTACTAAACCAAAATCGAGAAAGCGGCCACCTGCAGTATTAATGAGGTGAATGGCAATTACATTTGATCCGGCTTTTAAAGCACTTTTATCACTATTGCTTAAGGCAATATATTGGAAATTATTCGTCCAGCCTTCTTTGGTATAGATTTTCTTTCCGTTTAGGTAAACCTCAATATTATCATCGTGGTTTATCTTTAAAAACAGTTCGTTTATTGATGCGGGATTAGCTACGTTAAAGGTTCTTCTTACCCAGATATCATGCGATTTCCATAATGTTTTCACATTTTTGGCGTCATCTCCTATGGGTGCATTACCTGTTTGCCAACTGCTGGCGGTGTAGTTTGCTGCTTTCCAATCGCCCTGAGGTTCGGTTTCTGTATATTTTACATCGTAACCTTTTTCATCTGAAGCAGGTACAACCGTTTTGTAAGTAGTAGTTTCTTTACCTAAAAAGCGATAAATACCACCATCAACATTAATCATTCCTAAAAGTGAATGATCGGCTCCTGTCCAATGTTGCGTAGCAGATTCGTTTAATTTATCCGTGTTAGACCAAATACTAAAATAGGTATTGTGCGTAATTAAGGGATAAGCTGGTGCCTTTCGCTCTTGTGCTTTTAGCAAGCCGCCTACAAACATGCAGCCCAGTATGCCTAAAAATTTTAAAGTGTAGGTTTTGTTCATAATTTGTGTGTGTATTGAAATCTGATTTATATTATGGTTAGATTAACGTTTAGTTAAACGTTTTACTAATGTATAAAATATAATTTACTTTTTGCAAGAGAACCCGATTTTTTAATTGTCTAAATGACATTTAAAAAGAATTTTTAAAAAAATACATGAAGTTGTTAAGCCTCATGTATTCTTCAAATTGTGTGGAGCGCTTATTACTTAGGGTTGTTTTTTGTTAATGGTCCATTCACTTAATTGGAATACCCTGCTTCCCCTGTTCGATTTAATGTAAAGACGATAAAATTTATATGCGATATAATTGTCGAAATGAAAAAGCTTGGTTTGGTTTCTGCTTGCGCCGCTATCGGTATTTTCCCACGGACAACTGGTTACGGTATGCAGATCGGTATACTGGATACCATCTAAAGAGCCCTGTAAAATCCAGTACCTCGGATCACGGTCTGCCGCATCATTACCAGAGGTAAGGGTATAAGCCCCCACAACCTGAGGCGTTTTAAGTTCGAAAGTACACCTTTGGGTACCATCGAAACCGGCTTGTAAGAATTTAGTATTGATATTCTGATCGACGAGTTTTTTAGAACCTTCGCCACTATCTGGACCATCGCCCGCTTCTAAGTTAACCGAAAAAGTTCCTCCAACAGTTACCATATAATTCTCCCCATATTTGGTTGGGTCGAAATTGGGATCGACAATTTTTAAATTGATCTCTTTTGTTGCAGAATACCCCTGTCCGTTTCTGATGGTCAAAATTACGCGATAGGTTCCAGGAAACCGGTATACGTGTTTTGGCGATACCTCGATCGAAGTACTATCATCTCCAAACTGCCATAGCAGGCTTTTATAATTCTGCAGACTGGCGGTAAACTGAACCTCCTGATATTTTACGGGGTTCGGAATGGTATAATCAAAGGCAACCAAAGGTTTTGGTTCTTCAACTTCTTGAATTACCTCTTCGGTTTTCTCTTTTTTACATTTTACCGTTAACACAACGATAAGCAGTAAAAGTGAGCAGATGCTCAATAGTCTTTTCATATTACTTTTCATCTCTATTTATGTTTAAGGAGTTGGGAATAATTGTGTTCTTGGTACTGCACGTCTGCCCGTAATACCTGCCGATGGCACCTCATATTCGAGATAGGCTTGCTGCCCGCCCACATTTTCGCGGTGATGCGCTTCAATTTTATACCTGATACCGCGTTCTAAACGTATAGTTGCATTCCTTTCGGGTCTATCCCAGGAGGTGGTATAATCGTCGATAATGGCCTTTCCATTAATATATAACCTCGATCCGTCATCCCAGCGGGTTTGGTAGAAAATATAATCGCCCCTTACCGGCGCCAGGAACTCGCCTGTCCATTTTGTCGCAAAATTATCCCTGCTTAACGATTCGCCCGCAGCATTTTTAACGCCATCAGGCCATCCATCGCCCGAAAATTCTATCGTTCCATCAATCCTGGTAACAAAAGGTGCGCGGCCATCATCCGGTGCCAGTTGGGTATTGGTATAATATCTAGCGGTCAAACCGGTTCCGTTACCAATAATCGGCGAATTGTTATCCAGATTTACATTAGGATCTATAATTACTATTAGTTTTCCTTTTGTAGGGTGAATTACGTGATTGGTATTATCGGTAAGGCTTAAAGCAAAAGCGAATTTTTTATTTGCAATGATATTTGCATCAAATACAGGCCAAGGAATGGATAAACGAACGGTGGCACTGCTTGCACCTGTATTAAACCGGACCAAGGTATCAATACTGAAATCTTTGGTGGCCAGATGAATGGCGTTGGCCGGCAATCCTCCGTTTGCAACCAAAGTGGCAATGGTATCGATATTATCTTTAATTTTCACATTAAATGCGGTTGTAGGCGTATTATCCAAGCTGATGATCAACGGGATGGTAATACCTGCCGGCCCCACAAAATAATTGCCCTGGTAAGCGATGTTATAGGTACCGCCACCCTGCAAACTGAGGTAATGAACATCTGCAGGTTTAAGCAGGTCGTCGGTATTGATTACCACCAGGATATTTGATTTACCATTGGCAATTTTATTGCCTTTAGCTGGTGTGGTAAGTTTTAGTGCAAACACCACTTTTTTACCAAGGTAACGTTCTAAAGTAGCCCTTCGCACAATGGCTATACCTTCGGCACTGTCTGTACCATAAGCAACATTGATTACCGTAGGATATTCTACAGCTGCAGATGGCATTAAAACCGCATTGATTAAACTTCCGTTTGATATCAATTGGGTTACGGTATCATTATTTAAGGTTAAACCAACCTGAAAAGCCTGTTCAGCCATTCCGGAAAGTGAAATTTTAAAAGGTACCCTTACAAATTGATTATCAAGCGTAACATTGCCAACAACAATCCCCTCTCCTGTTATGCTCTTACCATCGGGATCAGGCAGTTTCAGATCTTCAACCTGCGATTCTTTACAAGAATAGGCCCCCATTGCAACGGTTAAACCTATTAATACTGAATATATAATTCTTTTCATTTTCGATATCTTAAATTATCAGAAACTGTTGTTATTGATCTAACCAAACCCTGCCATCGAGCGACCAGGTTTGTTTGTTTGCTACTTTTAACCAATTGAGCATCTGGCTCGGTATATCGATGGTTTGCGGCACCATCATGGCCAATAACTCTGTAGGCGGCGGACAGATTAAATCATTAAAGTTTTCCCATGCATACGGTCCCTGAAGTTTAAAATCGTGTGCCTGAGAGGAAAGATCGACCATTTTATCGCCATTGCCATCCGTACCAGGCCAATAACCCACTAGGAAATTATAGGAAGGGTGATTTTGATCGATAGAGGTTTCGCAGGCATAATCCCCAATTACGCCATCGGGTACCGGAAGCTTAAAGAATCTGATATCTGACACATAGTAATCGGGTTCGCCATGCCCTTGGCCGTTTAAAAAGCCCAGTTTAAGTGCATTTGAGTTCGCCAATGAACCCGAACCTGTAATTTCGAGCTCGTTGTTAAAATTACCATTGGTATAGGTGCGAATAAACCGCTGATCGCCACGCTTTTCTAATTTTACCGAAAGGTTTTCCCATCTTCCCTTCACTAAATCGGCTCCTCTGCATTGACGGTAATCGCCATCTTTTGTGCCTCTCCACTCAAAATACCAGTAACGGTCTTCTAAATAAATTACCCAACCTACGCTTGGGTGACCGCTCGACCATTCGTTACGTTTACCTAAAACGCTCGGGTAAAAAATCTGCTCAGTGTTCTTTTTTACCTTTAATTCTATGGTCATTTTGGTGGTATCGTCTATATTGTAAGCATTTGCATCTTCGCCTGCAATTTCGGCCCTCACCTGTGTGCCCTGCATTTTTATGGTTTTACCCAGATACCTATTTCCTGTGAAGGGTTTTACGAGAATCCTTTTGGTGTAGTTAGGACTGTAATAAATGATAAAAGCATTATTGGCAGGTTTGCTAAAAATGGTTTGATCATCGGTATTTGGAGGAAGGGTAAATGCACCACCATCGCTAGAGGCAATTACGACCAACCAATCTTCATTGATAAAATTGGCCCGCTTTTTCATAGCCGTTAAAATATCGCCCACGCTGGTATCAAATTTTTCGATAGCGGCTTTATAAGCGCTAAACGAATTATCGTAACCTGAAGAGATGCCTGCTTTATCTATATCGGTGAAATGACCAACAATTACAGATGCAGTATCGGTATTGAGCTGGTTAATTATCGCAGCTTTAACCTGATCATCGCCAGCTACAAGATCGTTGATATCGGCACTTACAGTTAATGACTGAAATACCGCTGATGAGGTATACGATGCAATTTTGGTATTTGGCCTGTTTTCTTTTATCCGTTTAAAAATAACTGGGTAATTCTGCAGGTTATTATTGGATAAATTATCGTCGTTTACCAGGTGTTTCTCTTTTTTTACGCCGGTAAGCATACTACCCCAATTACTGGCATTCTGTGTAGCTTCGGGTTGATTTAAAGCCACCCAGCTATAAATAGAGTGTGGCAGTAAAGCATTAATATTCGGAATGCTTGCGGCAGCTATCGACTGGCCTCTTGCACCATCAACAATAAGGTATAATACCTTACGGCTTCCATACCTCACTTTCGTGGTATCGGTACCATCTTTATCGGCAAGTTTTCTGTCGAAATCCTTATTGCAAGAAAATATGGCCGTTGTAATTATTG from Flavobacterium sp. W4I14 includes these protein-coding regions:
- a CDS encoding hypothetical protein (product_source=Hypo-rule applied; pfam=PF07691; smart=SM00758; superfamily=49344) — translated: MKRIIYSVLIGLTVAMGAYSCKESQVEDLKLPDPDGKSITGEGIVVGNVTLDNQFVRVPFKISLSGMAEQAFQVGLTLNNDTVTQLISNGSLINAVLMPSAAVEYPTVINVAYGTDSAEGIAIVRRATLERYLGKKVVFALKLTTPAKGNKIANGKSNILVVINTDDLLKPADVHYLSLQGGGTYNIAYQGNYFVGPAGITIPLIISLDNTPTTAFNVKIKDNIDTIATLVANGGLPANAIHLATKDFSIDTLVRFNTGASSATVRLSIPWPVFDANIIANKKFAFALSLTDNTNHVIHPTKGKLIVIIDPNVNLDNNSPIIGNGTGLTARYYTNTQLAPDDGRAPFVTRIDGTIEFSGDGWPDGVKNAAGESLSRDNFATKWTGEFLAPVRGDYIFYQTRWDDGSRLYINGKAIIDDYTTSWDRPERNATIRLERGIRYKIEAHHRENVGGQQAYLEYEVPSAGITGRRAVPRTQLFPTP
- a CDS encoding hypothetical protein (product_source=Hypo-rule applied; cleavage_site_network=SignalP-noTM; pfam=PF01663,PF16356; superfamily=49899,53649; transmembrane_helix_parts=Inside_1_6,TMhelix_7_24,Outside_25_567) gives rise to the protein MSTMKKYRLLIGLMAAIITTAIFSCNKDFDRKLADKDGTDTTKVRYGSRKVLYLIVDGARGQSIAAASIPNINALLPHSIYSWVALNQPEATQNASNWGSMLTGVKKEKHLVNDDNLSNNNLQNYPVIFKRIKENRPNTKIASYTSSAVFQSLTVSADINDLVAGDDQVKAAIINQLNTDTASVIVGHFTDIDKAGISSGYDNSFSAYKAAIEKFDTSVGDILTAMKKRANFINEDWLVVIASSDGGAFTLPPNTDDQTIFSKPANNAFIIYYSPNYTKRILVKPFTGNRYLGKTIKMQGTQVRAEIAGEDANAYNIDDTTKMTIELKVKKNTEQIFYPSVLGKRNEWSSGHPSVGWVIYLEDRYWYFEWRGTKDGDYRQCRGADLVKGRWENLSVKLEKRGDQRFIRTYTNGNFNNELEITGSGSLANSNALKLGFLNGQGHGEPDYYVSDIRFFKLPVPDGVIGDYACETSIDQNHPSYNFLVGYWPGTDGNGDKMVDLSSQAHDFKLQGPYAWENFNDLICPPPTELLAMMVPQTIDIPSQMLNWLKVANKQTWSLDGRVWLDQ